In one Zalophus californianus isolate mZalCal1 chromosome 10, mZalCal1.pri.v2, whole genome shotgun sequence genomic region, the following are encoded:
- the ELF3 gene encoding ETS-related transcription factor Elf-3, producing the protein MAATCEISNVFSNYFSTMYSSEEPALTSVPPAATFGADDLVLTLSNPQMPLEGTEKASWSGKQPQFWSKAQVLDWISYQVEKNKYDASSIDFSRCDMDGATLCNCAPEELRLVFGPLGDQLYSQLWDLTSSFPDELSWIIELLEKDSMAFQETLGPFDQGSPFSQEMLEECRQAGPYFPGSYGPGAPSPGSSDVSTAGTGTSQSPHSSDSGASDVDLDPSDSKLFSRDGFPDYKKGDPKHGKRKRGRPRKLSKESRECLEGKKSKHAPRGTHLWEFIRDILIHPELNEGLMKWENRQEGVFKFLRSEAVAQLWGQKKKNSSMTYEKLSRAMRYYYKREILERVDGRRLVYKFGKNSSGWKEEEVAGSRN; encoded by the exons ATGGCTGCAACCTGTGAGATTAGCAACGTCTTTAGCAACTACTTCAGTACTATGTACAGCTCAGAAGAGCCCGCTCTGACTTCCGTCCCCCCTGCCGCCACCTTTGGGGCTGATGACCTGGTGCTGACCCTGAGTAACCCCCAGATGCCACTGGAGGGCACAG AGAAGGCCAGCTGGTCGGGGAAGCAGCCCCAGTTCTGGTCAAAGGCCCAGGTTCTGGACTGGATCAGCTACCAAGTGGAGAAGAACAAATACGACGCGAGTTCCATCGACTTCTCGCGGTGTGACATGGACGGGGCCACGCTCTGCAACTGTGCCCCCGAGGAGCTGCGCCTAGTCTTCGGGCCTCTGGGGGACCAACTCTATTCCCAGCTGTGGGACCTCA CTTCCAGCTTTCCTGATGAACTCAGCTGGATCATTGAGCTGCTGGAGAAGGACAGCATGGCCTTCCAGGAGACCCTGGGCCCCTTTG ACCAGGGAAGCCCCTTCAGCCAAGAGATGCTGGAGGAGTGCCGGCAGGCCGGCCCCTACTTCCCTGGCAGCTACGgcccaggagccccctcccccggcaGCTCTGATGTCTCCACCGCAG ggaCTGGTACTTCCCAGAGTCCCCACTCCTCAGACTCCGGTGCAAGTGACGTGGACCTGGATCCCAGTGACAGCAAGCTGTTCTCTAGGG ACGGCTTTCCTGACTATAAGAAGGGGGATCCTAAGCATGGGAAGCGGAAACGGGGTCGGCCTCGAAAGCTGAGCAAAGAGTCTCGGGAGTGTCTGGAGGGCAAGAAGAGCAAGCATG CCCCCAGAGGTACCCACCTGTGGGAGTTTATCCGGGACATCCTCATCCACCCGGAACTCAATGAAGGCCTCATGAAGTGGGAGAACCGGCAAGAGGGTGTCTTCAAGTTCCTGCGGTCAGAGGCTGTGGCCCAGCTTTGGGGCCAAAAGAAGAAGAACAGCAGCATGACCTACGAGAAGCTGAGCAGAGCCATGAG GTACTACTACAAACGGGAGATACTGGAGCGGGTGGACGGCCGGCGGCTGGTCTACAAGTTCGGCAAAAACTCCAGCggctggaaggaggaagaggtTGCCGGGAGTCGGAACTGA
- the LOC113931828 gene encoding aminopeptidase B isoform X1 produces MTRPRPLWGRGRPAGRGLRRPGALGAWLPRGSRLNRWALPAVAQRLCGTMANDGSPSVPPRPLHSAQAVDVASASNFRAFQMLHLHLDLRVEFGLPGPGPGSRGLSGTAVLELRCLVPEGATELRLDSHPCLEVTAAALRRQRPGLEEPPSEPVPFHTEPFSHYGQALCVALPQPCPAGERFQLLLTYRVGEGPGVCWLAPEQTAGKKKPFVYTQGQAVLNRAFFPCFDTPAVKCKYSALIEVPDGFTAVMSANTWEKRGPNKFFFQMCHPIPSYLIALAIGDLVSAEVGPRSRVWAEPCLIEAAKEEYNGVIEEFLATGEKLFGPYLWGRYDLLFMPPSFPFGGMENPCLTFVTPCLLAGDRSLADVIIHEISHSWFGNLVTNANWGEFWLNEGFTMYAQRRISTVLFGSAYTCLEAATGRALLQQHMDITGKEHPLNKLRVKIEPGVDPDDTYNETPYEKGFCFVSYLAHLVGDQDQFDNFLKAYVNEFKFQSILAEDFLEFYLEYFPELKKKNVESIPGFEFDRWLNTPGWPPYLPDLSPGDLLMKPAEELAQLWVAKELDMKAIEAVAISSWKTYQLVYFLDKILQKSPLPPGNVKTLGETYPKISNSQNAELRLRWGQIVLKNDHQEDFWKVKAFLQSQGKQKYTLPLYHAMMAGSKVAQTLAKETFEATAPQLHSNVVNYVQQIVAPKGN; encoded by the exons ATGACCCGGCCCAGGCCGCTCTGGGGGCGTGGCcggccggcggggcggggcctaCGGCGGCCCGGCGCGCTCGGGGCGTGGCTTCCCCGCGGCAGTCGGCTGAACCGGTGGGCTTTGCCCGCAGTTGCTCAACGGCTCTGCGGGACCATGGCGAACGACGGGTCTCCGAGCGTGCCCCCGCGGCCGCTGCACTCAGCGCAGGCCGTGGACGTGGCCTCGGCCTCCAATTTCCGGGCTTTCCAGATGCTGCACTTGCACCTGGACCTGCGGGTCGAGTTCGGGCTTCCGGGGCCGGGCCCCGGGAGCCGGGGGTTGAGTGGCACGGCAGTCCTGGAGCTGCGCTGCTTGGTGCCCGAGGGCGCCACCGAGCTGCGGCTCGATTCGCACCCGTGCCTCGAGGTGACGGCGGCGGCGCTGCGGCGGCAGCGGCCCGGCCTGGAGGAGCCGCCCTCGGAGCCCGTGCCCTTCCACACGGAGCCCTTTTCGCACTACGGCCAGGCCCTGTGCGTGGCCCTCCCGCAGCCCTGCCCGGCCGGCGAGCGCTTCCAGCTTCTGCTCACCTACCGCGTCGGGGAGGGACCCGGG GTTTGCTGGTTGGCTCCTGAGCAGACAGCAGGAAAGAAGAAGCCTTTTGTCTATACCCAAGGTCAGGCTGTCCTGAACCGGGCCTTCTTCCCTTGCTTCGACACTCCCGCAGTGAAATGCAAATATTCAGCACTTATTGAG gtcccagatggcttcacagctGTGATGAGTGCTAACACCTGGGAGAAGAGAGGTCCAAATAAGTTCTTCTTCCAGATGTGTCATCCCATCCCCTCCTATCTGATAGCTTTGGCCATCGGAGATCTGGTTTCGGCTGAAGTTGGACCCAG GAGCCGGGTGTGGGCTGAGCCCTGCCTGATCGAGGCTGCCAAGGAGGAGTACAACGGGGTGATAGAAGAATTTCTGGCTACAGGAGAGAAACTTTTTGGACCCTACCTTTGGGGAAG GTATGACCTGCTCTTCATGCCACCATCCTTTCCGTTTGGAGGAATGGAGAACCCTTGTCTGACCTTTGTCACCCCCTGCCTTCTGGCAGGGGACCGCTCTTTGGCTGACGTCATCATCCACGAGATCTCCCACAGTTGGTTCGGGAACCTGGTCACTAATGCCAACTGGGGGGAATTCTGGCTCAATGAAGGCTTCACCATGTATGCCCAGAGGAGGATCTCCACTGTCCTCTTTG GCTCTGCTTACACCTGCTTGGAAGCTGCCACTGGCCGGGCTCTGCTTCAGCAGCACATGGACATCACTGGCAAGGAACACCCACTCAACAAGCTCCGCGTGAAGATCGAACCAG GTGTCGACCCAGATGATACCTACAACGAGACTCCCTACGAGAAAGGCTTCTGCTTTGTCTCATACCTGGCCCACTTGGTGGGTGACCAGGATCAATTTGACAATTTTCTCAAG GCCTATGTTAATGAATTCAAATTCCAAAGTATCTTAGCTGAGGACTTTCTAGAGTTCTACTTGGAATACTTCCCTGAGCTGAAGAAGAAGAATGTGGAGTCCATTCCAG GTTTTGAGTTTGATCGGTGGTTGAATACCCCGGGCTGGCCCCCCTACCTCCCTGACCTCTCCCCTGGGGACTTACTTATGAAGCCCGCTGAAGAGCTGGCCCAGCTGTGGGTGGCCAAGGAGCTGGACATGAAGGCCATCGAAGCTGTGGCCATTTCTTCCTGGAAGACCTACCAGCTGGTGTATTTCCTCGATAAGATCCTCCAGAAATCCCCTCTCCCTCCCG ggAACGTGAAGACACTCGGAGAGACATACCCAAAGATCTCAAACTCCCAGAATGCAGAGCTCCGGCTACGATGGGGCCAGATCGTCCTTAAGAATGACCACCAGGAGGATTTCTGGAAAGTGAAGGCATTCCTGCAGAGCCAG GGGAAGCAGAAGTATACTCTTCCGCTGTACCACGCAATGATGGCTGGCAGCAAGGTGGCCCAGACCCTTGCCAAGGAGACCTTCGAGGCCACTGCCCCCCAGCTCCACAGCAATGTAGTCAACTACGTCCAGCAGATCGTGGCGCCCAAGGGCAATTAG
- the LOC113931828 gene encoding aminopeptidase B isoform X2 has protein sequence MANDGSPSVPPRPLHSAQAVDVASASNFRAFQMLHLHLDLRVEFGLPGPGPGSRGLSGTAVLELRCLVPEGATELRLDSHPCLEVTAAALRRQRPGLEEPPSEPVPFHTEPFSHYGQALCVALPQPCPAGERFQLLLTYRVGEGPGVCWLAPEQTAGKKKPFVYTQGQAVLNRAFFPCFDTPAVKCKYSALIEVPDGFTAVMSANTWEKRGPNKFFFQMCHPIPSYLIALAIGDLVSAEVGPRSRVWAEPCLIEAAKEEYNGVIEEFLATGEKLFGPYLWGRYDLLFMPPSFPFGGMENPCLTFVTPCLLAGDRSLADVIIHEISHSWFGNLVTNANWGEFWLNEGFTMYAQRRISTVLFGVDPDDTYNETPYEKGFCFVSYLAHLVGDQDQFDNFLKAYVNEFKFQSILAEDFLEFYLEYFPELKKKNVESIPGFEFDRWLNTPGWPPYLPDLSPGDLLMKPAEELAQLWVAKELDMKAIEAVAISSWKTYQLVYFLDKILQKSPLPPGNVKTLGETYPKISNSQNAELRLRWGQIVLKNDHQEDFWKVKAFLQSQGKQKYTLPLYHAMMAGSKVAQTLAKETFEATAPQLHSNVVNYVQQIVAPKGN, from the exons ATGGCGAACGACGGGTCTCCGAGCGTGCCCCCGCGGCCGCTGCACTCAGCGCAGGCCGTGGACGTGGCCTCGGCCTCCAATTTCCGGGCTTTCCAGATGCTGCACTTGCACCTGGACCTGCGGGTCGAGTTCGGGCTTCCGGGGCCGGGCCCCGGGAGCCGGGGGTTGAGTGGCACGGCAGTCCTGGAGCTGCGCTGCTTGGTGCCCGAGGGCGCCACCGAGCTGCGGCTCGATTCGCACCCGTGCCTCGAGGTGACGGCGGCGGCGCTGCGGCGGCAGCGGCCCGGCCTGGAGGAGCCGCCCTCGGAGCCCGTGCCCTTCCACACGGAGCCCTTTTCGCACTACGGCCAGGCCCTGTGCGTGGCCCTCCCGCAGCCCTGCCCGGCCGGCGAGCGCTTCCAGCTTCTGCTCACCTACCGCGTCGGGGAGGGACCCGGG GTTTGCTGGTTGGCTCCTGAGCAGACAGCAGGAAAGAAGAAGCCTTTTGTCTATACCCAAGGTCAGGCTGTCCTGAACCGGGCCTTCTTCCCTTGCTTCGACACTCCCGCAGTGAAATGCAAATATTCAGCACTTATTGAG gtcccagatggcttcacagctGTGATGAGTGCTAACACCTGGGAGAAGAGAGGTCCAAATAAGTTCTTCTTCCAGATGTGTCATCCCATCCCCTCCTATCTGATAGCTTTGGCCATCGGAGATCTGGTTTCGGCTGAAGTTGGACCCAG GAGCCGGGTGTGGGCTGAGCCCTGCCTGATCGAGGCTGCCAAGGAGGAGTACAACGGGGTGATAGAAGAATTTCTGGCTACAGGAGAGAAACTTTTTGGACCCTACCTTTGGGGAAG GTATGACCTGCTCTTCATGCCACCATCCTTTCCGTTTGGAGGAATGGAGAACCCTTGTCTGACCTTTGTCACCCCCTGCCTTCTGGCAGGGGACCGCTCTTTGGCTGACGTCATCATCCACGAGATCTCCCACAGTTGGTTCGGGAACCTGGTCACTAATGCCAACTGGGGGGAATTCTGGCTCAATGAAGGCTTCACCATGTATGCCCAGAGGAGGATCTCCACTGTCCTCTTTG GTGTCGACCCAGATGATACCTACAACGAGACTCCCTACGAGAAAGGCTTCTGCTTTGTCTCATACCTGGCCCACTTGGTGGGTGACCAGGATCAATTTGACAATTTTCTCAAG GCCTATGTTAATGAATTCAAATTCCAAAGTATCTTAGCTGAGGACTTTCTAGAGTTCTACTTGGAATACTTCCCTGAGCTGAAGAAGAAGAATGTGGAGTCCATTCCAG GTTTTGAGTTTGATCGGTGGTTGAATACCCCGGGCTGGCCCCCCTACCTCCCTGACCTCTCCCCTGGGGACTTACTTATGAAGCCCGCTGAAGAGCTGGCCCAGCTGTGGGTGGCCAAGGAGCTGGACATGAAGGCCATCGAAGCTGTGGCCATTTCTTCCTGGAAGACCTACCAGCTGGTGTATTTCCTCGATAAGATCCTCCAGAAATCCCCTCTCCCTCCCG ggAACGTGAAGACACTCGGAGAGACATACCCAAAGATCTCAAACTCCCAGAATGCAGAGCTCCGGCTACGATGGGGCCAGATCGTCCTTAAGAATGACCACCAGGAGGATTTCTGGAAAGTGAAGGCATTCCTGCAGAGCCAG GGGAAGCAGAAGTATACTCTTCCGCTGTACCACGCAATGATGGCTGGCAGCAAGGTGGCCCAGACCCTTGCCAAGGAGACCTTCGAGGCCACTGCCCCCCAGCTCCACAGCAATGTAGTCAACTACGTCCAGCAGATCGTGGCGCCCAAGGGCAATTAG
- the LOC113931828 gene encoding aminopeptidase B isoform X4: protein MSANTWEKRGPNKFFFQMCHPIPSYLIALAIGDLVSAEVGPRSRVWAEPCLIEAAKEEYNGVIEEFLATGEKLFGPYLWGRYDLLFMPPSFPFGGMENPCLTFVTPCLLAGDRSLADVIIHEISHSWFGNLVTNANWGEFWLNEGFTMYAQRRISTVLFGSAYTCLEAATGRALLQQHMDITGKEHPLNKLRVKIEPGVDPDDTYNETPYEKGFCFVSYLAHLVGDQDQFDNFLKAYVNEFKFQSILAEDFLEFYLEYFPELKKKNVESIPGFEFDRWLNTPGWPPYLPDLSPGDLLMKPAEELAQLWVAKELDMKAIEAVAISSWKTYQLVYFLDKILQKSPLPPGNVKTLGETYPKISNSQNAELRLRWGQIVLKNDHQEDFWKVKAFLQSQGKQKYTLPLYHAMMAGSKVAQTLAKETFEATAPQLHSNVVNYVQQIVAPKGN from the exons ATGAGTGCTAACACCTGGGAGAAGAGAGGTCCAAATAAGTTCTTCTTCCAGATGTGTCATCCCATCCCCTCCTATCTGATAGCTTTGGCCATCGGAGATCTGGTTTCGGCTGAAGTTGGACCCAG GAGCCGGGTGTGGGCTGAGCCCTGCCTGATCGAGGCTGCCAAGGAGGAGTACAACGGGGTGATAGAAGAATTTCTGGCTACAGGAGAGAAACTTTTTGGACCCTACCTTTGGGGAAG GTATGACCTGCTCTTCATGCCACCATCCTTTCCGTTTGGAGGAATGGAGAACCCTTGTCTGACCTTTGTCACCCCCTGCCTTCTGGCAGGGGACCGCTCTTTGGCTGACGTCATCATCCACGAGATCTCCCACAGTTGGTTCGGGAACCTGGTCACTAATGCCAACTGGGGGGAATTCTGGCTCAATGAAGGCTTCACCATGTATGCCCAGAGGAGGATCTCCACTGTCCTCTTTG GCTCTGCTTACACCTGCTTGGAAGCTGCCACTGGCCGGGCTCTGCTTCAGCAGCACATGGACATCACTGGCAAGGAACACCCACTCAACAAGCTCCGCGTGAAGATCGAACCAG GTGTCGACCCAGATGATACCTACAACGAGACTCCCTACGAGAAAGGCTTCTGCTTTGTCTCATACCTGGCCCACTTGGTGGGTGACCAGGATCAATTTGACAATTTTCTCAAG GCCTATGTTAATGAATTCAAATTCCAAAGTATCTTAGCTGAGGACTTTCTAGAGTTCTACTTGGAATACTTCCCTGAGCTGAAGAAGAAGAATGTGGAGTCCATTCCAG GTTTTGAGTTTGATCGGTGGTTGAATACCCCGGGCTGGCCCCCCTACCTCCCTGACCTCTCCCCTGGGGACTTACTTATGAAGCCCGCTGAAGAGCTGGCCCAGCTGTGGGTGGCCAAGGAGCTGGACATGAAGGCCATCGAAGCTGTGGCCATTTCTTCCTGGAAGACCTACCAGCTGGTGTATTTCCTCGATAAGATCCTCCAGAAATCCCCTCTCCCTCCCG ggAACGTGAAGACACTCGGAGAGACATACCCAAAGATCTCAAACTCCCAGAATGCAGAGCTCCGGCTACGATGGGGCCAGATCGTCCTTAAGAATGACCACCAGGAGGATTTCTGGAAAGTGAAGGCATTCCTGCAGAGCCAG GGGAAGCAGAAGTATACTCTTCCGCTGTACCACGCAATGATGGCTGGCAGCAAGGTGGCCCAGACCCTTGCCAAGGAGACCTTCGAGGCCACTGCCCCCCAGCTCCACAGCAATGTAGTCAACTACGTCCAGCAGATCGTGGCGCCCAAGGGCAATTAG
- the LOC113931828 gene encoding aminopeptidase B isoform X3: MRRIYARHKYKEMSIGRKFKAENMLNCIQISRSPKFLLLNGISVWEVCWLAPEQTAGKKKPFVYTQGQAVLNRAFFPCFDTPAVKCKYSALIEVPDGFTAVMSANTWEKRGPNKFFFQMCHPIPSYLIALAIGDLVSAEVGPRSRVWAEPCLIEAAKEEYNGVIEEFLATGEKLFGPYLWGRYDLLFMPPSFPFGGMENPCLTFVTPCLLAGDRSLADVIIHEISHSWFGNLVTNANWGEFWLNEGFTMYAQRRISTVLFGSAYTCLEAATGRALLQQHMDITGKEHPLNKLRVKIEPGVDPDDTYNETPYEKGFCFVSYLAHLVGDQDQFDNFLKAYVNEFKFQSILAEDFLEFYLEYFPELKKKNVESIPGFEFDRWLNTPGWPPYLPDLSPGDLLMKPAEELAQLWVAKELDMKAIEAVAISSWKTYQLVYFLDKILQKSPLPPGNVKTLGETYPKISNSQNAELRLRWGQIVLKNDHQEDFWKVKAFLQSQGKQKYTLPLYHAMMAGSKVAQTLAKETFEATAPQLHSNVVNYVQQIVAPKGN; encoded by the exons GTTTGCTGGTTGGCTCCTGAGCAGACAGCAGGAAAGAAGAAGCCTTTTGTCTATACCCAAGGTCAGGCTGTCCTGAACCGGGCCTTCTTCCCTTGCTTCGACACTCCCGCAGTGAAATGCAAATATTCAGCACTTATTGAG gtcccagatggcttcacagctGTGATGAGTGCTAACACCTGGGAGAAGAGAGGTCCAAATAAGTTCTTCTTCCAGATGTGTCATCCCATCCCCTCCTATCTGATAGCTTTGGCCATCGGAGATCTGGTTTCGGCTGAAGTTGGACCCAG GAGCCGGGTGTGGGCTGAGCCCTGCCTGATCGAGGCTGCCAAGGAGGAGTACAACGGGGTGATAGAAGAATTTCTGGCTACAGGAGAGAAACTTTTTGGACCCTACCTTTGGGGAAG GTATGACCTGCTCTTCATGCCACCATCCTTTCCGTTTGGAGGAATGGAGAACCCTTGTCTGACCTTTGTCACCCCCTGCCTTCTGGCAGGGGACCGCTCTTTGGCTGACGTCATCATCCACGAGATCTCCCACAGTTGGTTCGGGAACCTGGTCACTAATGCCAACTGGGGGGAATTCTGGCTCAATGAAGGCTTCACCATGTATGCCCAGAGGAGGATCTCCACTGTCCTCTTTG GCTCTGCTTACACCTGCTTGGAAGCTGCCACTGGCCGGGCTCTGCTTCAGCAGCACATGGACATCACTGGCAAGGAACACCCACTCAACAAGCTCCGCGTGAAGATCGAACCAG GTGTCGACCCAGATGATACCTACAACGAGACTCCCTACGAGAAAGGCTTCTGCTTTGTCTCATACCTGGCCCACTTGGTGGGTGACCAGGATCAATTTGACAATTTTCTCAAG GCCTATGTTAATGAATTCAAATTCCAAAGTATCTTAGCTGAGGACTTTCTAGAGTTCTACTTGGAATACTTCCCTGAGCTGAAGAAGAAGAATGTGGAGTCCATTCCAG GTTTTGAGTTTGATCGGTGGTTGAATACCCCGGGCTGGCCCCCCTACCTCCCTGACCTCTCCCCTGGGGACTTACTTATGAAGCCCGCTGAAGAGCTGGCCCAGCTGTGGGTGGCCAAGGAGCTGGACATGAAGGCCATCGAAGCTGTGGCCATTTCTTCCTGGAAGACCTACCAGCTGGTGTATTTCCTCGATAAGATCCTCCAGAAATCCCCTCTCCCTCCCG ggAACGTGAAGACACTCGGAGAGACATACCCAAAGATCTCAAACTCCCAGAATGCAGAGCTCCGGCTACGATGGGGCCAGATCGTCCTTAAGAATGACCACCAGGAGGATTTCTGGAAAGTGAAGGCATTCCTGCAGAGCCAG GGGAAGCAGAAGTATACTCTTCCGCTGTACCACGCAATGATGGCTGGCAGCAAGGTGGCCCAGACCCTTGCCAAGGAGACCTTCGAGGCCACTGCCCCCCAGCTCCACAGCAATGTAGTCAACTACGTCCAGCAGATCGTGGCGCCCAAGGGCAATTAG